A genome region from Falco biarmicus isolate bFalBia1 chromosome 11, bFalBia1.pri, whole genome shotgun sequence includes the following:
- the GNG12 gene encoding guanine nucleotide-binding protein G(I)/G(S)/G(O) subunit gamma-12 — protein sequence MSGKTASTTNNIAQARRTVQQLRIEASIERIKVSKASADLMLYCEEHAKKDPLLMGIPASENPFKDKKTCILL from the exons ATGTCTGGCAAAACGGCGAGCACGACCAACAACATAGCTCAGGCCCGAAGGACTGTCCAGCAGTTAAGAATAGAAGCCTCAATAGAAAGAATAAAG GTGTCAAAAGCATCAGCAGACCTAATGCTCTACTGTGAAGAACATGCCAAGAAAGATCCGTTGCTAATGGGCATACCTGCTTCTGAGAACCCTTTCAAGGACAAGAAGACTTGCATTTTGTTATAG
- the GADD45A gene encoding growth arrest and DNA damage-inducible protein GADD45 alpha, whose product MPGGRLCAAEAAAAARRERPAAAAAPRRGCTMTLAELPGDHRAAGRMEQAGDALEEVLSKALSQRSLTLGVYEAAKLLNVDPDNVVLCLLAADEEEEAADAALQIHFTLLQAFCCENDINILRVSNPARLAQLLLPAAGPEPPADLHCVLVTNPHASPWKDPALSQLMCFCRESRYMDQWVPVINLPER is encoded by the exons ATGCCCGGGGGGCGCCTTTGTGCCGcagaggcggcggcggcggcgcggcgggagcgACCGGCAGCAGCGGCGGCCCCTCGGCGCGGCTGCACTATGACTCTGGCGGAGCTGCCCGGGGACCACCGCGCCGCCGGGAG GATGGAGCAGGCGGGGGACGCGCTGGAGGAGGTGCTGAGCAAGGCGCTGAGCCAGCGGAGCCTCACCCTCGGCGTCTACGAGGCCGCCAAGCTGCTCAACGT GGACCCGGACAACGtggtgctgtgcctgctggCGGCcgacgaggaggaggaggcggcggacGCGGCCCTGCAGATCCACTTCACGCTGCTGCAGGCCTTCTGCTGCGAGAACGACATCAACATCCTGCGCGTCAGCAACCCGGCGCGCCTGgcgcagctgctgctgcccgccgccggccccgagCCGCCCGCTGACCTGCACTGCGTGCTCGTCACG AACCCCCACGCCTCGCCGTGGAAGGATCCAGCGCTGAGTCAGCTGATGTGCTTCTGCCGGGAGAGTCGCTACATGGATCAGTGGGTGCCAGTGATCAACCTCCCCGAGCGGTGa